AGGAAATGCGTCGGCAGCTTGTAGCGCGCGAGCTTCGGGCGCAGGGCTTCGCGCAGCCGCTGCGCGTCTGCACAGGCGCCGGGGCGCAGCGCCACGGCGGCGAGGCCGACCTCGCCCCAGCGTGCATCCGGCACACCGATCACGGCACACTCGGCCACCTCGGGCAGCGCGTACAGTGCGTTTTCGATCTCCACCGGGAACACGTTCTCGCCGCCGCTGATGAACATCTCCTTGCGCCGGCCGGTGATCGTGAAGAAGCCGTCGTCGTCCTGGCGCGCCAGGTCGCCGGTCCACAGCCAGCCGTCACGCAGCGTCGCGGCGGTTTCTTCGGGCCGCCGCCAGTAGCCGGCGAACACATGCGCGCCGTGCAGGGTCAGCTCGCCGGTTTCGCCCCGCGCGACCGGGGTGCCGTCGGGCCGGCGGATCACGGCCTCGGTGTTGAGGATGGGCTTGCCGACCGAGCCGGGACGCTGCTCGGCGTCTTCGAGTTCCATGGCGAAACAGTTCACGCCGGCCTCGGTCAGGCCGTAACCCTGCTTGAAGCGCACGCCCTTGTCGGCGAAGTGCCGGCGCACGGGTTCCGGGCAGGGCGCCCCGCCGGCGATCGCCCAGCGCACCGCACCCAGGTCCGCGGTGGCGAAATCCGGATGCTCGGCCAGCATCTGGTACATGGTCGGCACCATGAACAGCAGCGTCGCCCGGTGCTGCTGCGCCAGGCGCAGGTACAGACCGGGGTCGAAGGCCGGCGGCAGCACCACGCGCCCGCCGAGCCAGAGCAGCGGCGTGCTGAGCACGTTGATCGCGGCGTGGAAGGCGGGCGTG
This portion of the Nevskiales bacterium genome encodes:
- a CDS encoding long-chain fatty acid--CoA ligase produces the protein MSYDLIGQRARLTPERPAVWFEDRWYRYRELEARAAKLAGRLRACGIGPGDRVGILALNHLAHIDLILAAPKLGFIYTPFNYRLSIAEQRQLAAEVEPAFLFHDRQCAEQAQAIEGRRLALDDYAGWLESGPEPLDLPAPVLSGDDIHMMLFTGGSTGLPKGALLPYRQTFCNAVNTVFSWGLRDTDCAIQATPAFHAAINVLSTPLLWLGGRVVLPPAFDPGLYLRLAQQHRATLLFMVPTMYQMLAEHPDFATADLGAVRWAIAGGAPCPEPVRRHFADKGVRFKQGYGLTEAGVNCFAMELEDAEQRPGSVGKPILNTEAVIRRPDGTPVARGETGELTLHGAHVFAGYWRRPEETAATLRDGWLWTGDLARQDDDGFFTITGRRKEMFISGGENVFPVEIENALYALPEVAECAVIGVPDARWGEVGLAAVALRPGACADAQRLREALRPKLARYKLPTHFLFLPALPKSGAGKILKPEIRKLYETTAPHASTERDHANPPRKNDAT